ACCGCCTCCCCGAGGGTGGTGGCGGGCCGGCCGAGCAGGCGGGCCAGGTCGCCGCTGTCGGTGCGGAGTTCCCCGCGGGCCAGACCCTGGTCGGCGTCGGCCAGGATCTCCGCGAAGTCCTGCGGCAGGCCCTGTGCCACCAGGGCCCGGACGTGGTCGGCCGCGGAGAGGTCGGTGTAGTGCACCGGCGTCCCGGCGTGCTCGGCCGTCTCGGCGGCGAGTTGCGCCAGGGTGAAGGGCTCGTCCCCGCCGAGCTCGTAGGCCCGACCGGCGTGCCCCGCGGTGACCAGGACGGCTGCTGCGGCGGCGGCGTAGTCCGCCCGGGAGGCGGCGCTGACCAGCCCCTCGCCGGCGCTGCCCAGCAGCGTCCCGTGTTCGAGGACCGCCGCCAGCTGCGCCGTCCAGTTCTCCAGGTACCAGCTGTTGCGCAGCAGGACGAAGGGCACGCCGCTGTCGCGCAGCAGCGCTTCGGTGGCCTGATGGTCCTCGGCCAGCCGCAGGGTGCTGGTGTCGGCGTTGACGATGCTGGTGTAGGCCAGCAGTTCGACGCCGGCCTCGCGGGCCGCCTCGATGGCGTTGCGGTGCTGCTGGACGCGCACGACGGGGTCGAGGCCGGAGACCAGCAGCACCCGGTGGGCGCCGGCGAAGGCGGCTCGCAGGGACCCCGGGTCGGCGTAGTCGGCCACCCTGGTCCGGACGCCGCGCTCGGCCAGCTCGCCCAACCGGTCCAGACTGCGGCCGGTGGCGACGATCTCGGCGGCCGGGACGCCGCGGTCGAGGAGGTTCTCGACGACCAGACGGCCGAGGTGGCCGGTGGCGCCGGTGACGATCAGGGTCATGACGGTGGACTCCTTGTGGGTCGGTTGTCCCGATCAACCTCGCCCCGCTTCCCACCCTTCCCGAGCGCTGGTACGCACTATTTTGTAAGGTACGGACATGGAGGAAAGTATCGAGGTCAACCGAGTGGCACGGGGGAATCCCTCCGGCGACGTCTTCGATCCGCACTGTCCCAGCCGGGTGCTGCTCGACCATGTGACCAGCCGCTGGGGCGTGCTGGTGCTGGTCGCCCTCTCGGACGGGACGCTGCGGTGGGGCGAGCTCCGCCGGTGGATCGGGGGGATCACCGAGAAGATGCTCGCCAGCACCCTGCGCACGCTGGAGGCGGACGGCCTGGTGCTGCGGGAGGCCTATCCGGTCGTCCCGCCCCGGGTGGAGTACAGCCTCACCCGGCGCGGACGGGAAGTGGTGGCACTGCTGCTCCCGCTGGTGGAGTGGGTGGCCGCGACCAGCACGGCGGACGCCGGGGCCGGGGAGCCCACCGGCTGACCGTGGCCCACCGGTACCGGGGGAGCAGCAGCGGCTCGGCACGGGCTCGGGCAGCAGACCGCGATGTCGGGGAGTCTGCGCAAGGTCTCCTTGTCCCCGGGGCTCAGTCCGTCCCGGGCCGTCCGAGCGCCTCGGCATTGCGGGCGCACCAGTCGGCGAACGTTCGCGGCCGACGTCCGAGCAGTTGCCGCACGGTGTCCGTCCGCAGTCCGACGGTGTCGGCGCGCATCCGGGTGAACCCCTCGGTGAGGGCGTCGGCGAGGGCCTGGGGCGCCCCGTGGGGGAAGCGGGAGCGGACGACCTCGGCCGGGGTGGCGGCCTCGCGGACCTCGATGTCGCGGCCGATCGTCTCGGCGATGATCCGGACCTGCTCGGCGACGGTGAAGAGCTCGTCGCCGGTCAGGGTGTAGCCCTTGTCCTGGTGGCCGTCCTCGGTCAGGGCGAGGGCGGCGACCGCGGCGATGTCCGCGGGGTCGATCGGCGCGAAGCGGCCCGGGCCGGTCGGGTCCAGGACGAAGCCCTCCTTGCGGATGGTGGGCAGCCAGTCGAGGGTGTTGGTCATGAAGGCGCCGGGCCGCAGGAAGGTGGCGGGTATGCCGCCGGCGCGGACGGCCTCCTCGCGCTGGTGGTGCCAGCGCGCCATCGCGGGTACCGGGTCGAGCAGGACGTGGGCGGAGGAGAGGAGCACGATGTGGCGCACGCCGGCGGCCCGGGCGGCGTCGATCGCGGCGGTGGCGTGGTCGGTGCCGGTGCCCTGGGTGAGCAGGAACAGCTTGTCCACACCGTCGAAGGCGGGGGCCAGGGTCGCCGGGTCCCCGAGGTCGCCGACGGCGCGTTCGGCGCGCTCGGGCAGTCCGGCGGCGCGGGCGGGATCGCGGACGAGGATGCGGAAGTCGGCGCCGACGGCGTCGAGCTCCCGGGTGAGCTCGCGGCCGATGTTCCCGGTGGCTGCGGTGACCAGTATCATCGAGGCTCCTTCGAAGTCGTTTGCCGTCTAGCGATTTCCGGGAAGACGTTAGCCGGTAAGTGATTAGCCGTCAATCGACTTGCTCGCGGGCCGATCGGCTGGTCCGCACGACCTGGGAGGCCGCGGTGGTTGAGTTCCTGGACCTGCACAGCAGGACGTCGAAGGTGCTCCGGGTCCTGTCCGACGGGGCCATGCGGCGCCACGGGCTGCACCTGGGACAGAACTACCTGCTCGCGGCGCTCTGGGAGCAGGACGGCGGCACGCCGGGTGAGCTCGCCACCGCGCTGAACGTCACCACGCCCACCGTCGTCAAGATGGCCGACCGGATGACCGCCGCCGGGCTGCTCACCCGTCGCCGCGACGACCGGGACAACCGGCTGGTGCGGCTCTGGCTCACCGACGCGGGGCGGGCGCTGCAGCAGCCGGTCGAGGCGGAGCGGCGCTCGATCGAGGAGAGGGTCACCGCGGACCTCACCGACACCGAGCGCGAGCACCTGATGCGGGCGCTGGCGAAGGTCTACCGGTCGGCGAGCGAGCTGTTGCGGGAACCCGCCGACCGGGACCCGGCCACCGGCTGACCCGGCTCGCGGCGGATTCGGCCGAGCCCTGCGCGGCCGGCCGCCCGCCGAGCTGGAGGGCTTCGGGCTGATCGCGCGCGGCATCCCCGACCCGCGCGGCTTCTCCCTGCTGGCCATGGTGCTCGGCCTGTTCGAGACGGGGCAGCTGGAGCGCGCGGCGGGCCTCTTCGAGGCCGACGCCGGGCACCCGCCCGGGGTCCTGCCGCAGGGGCAGCCGATCCGGATCCTGCTGATCGGGCGGCGGAGTCCGTGGGTCCGCCCCGGAGTCAGCTGTCCGGGCTCTCGTCCGGCCGGTCCGGCGACTCGGGCGCGGGATCGTCGAAGTGACTGTCGACCGACTGCTCGGGGCGGCGGCGCTCCTGCTCGGCGACGGCGTCCAGGACCTTCTTGTCCGCGTGGGTGAGCGGGGGCTGCATGATGCCCCGGGGCCACAGGCGCCGGGCGTGGACCACGTTGGCCTCGGCGGCGTAGACGGTCAGCTGGGCGCCGAGGTAGATCCACCACAGCAGTCCCAGGACGGTCGCGAACAGGCCGTAGACCTGGGTGGAGTGGCGCAGCTCGTGGGCGATCAGCACGCCGCCGCAGGCCTGGAGGAGGGTCCAGGCGGGGCCGGCGGCCAGGCATCCCGGCAGCAGCCGGCGCCAGCGGATCTGACGTGGCGTGAGGATCCGGAAGCAGGCCAGGTACAGGCCGGCGTTGAGGGCGGCGGAGGCCAGTAGTCCCAGCACGGTGGCGGTCGTGCCGCGGCCGGTGGTGGCCAGCAGCCCGGTGGCGGCGGAGGTGAGCAGCAGCCCCAGCCCCAGGGTGACGATCAGCAGCAGGGAGCGGGCCAGCCGCGGCCAGTACGCGGGGCGTCGGGTGCCGGGGATGTTCCAGACCTGCGCCATGGCGAACTGCAGGGTCTGCGCGATGCCCAGGGAGCCGTAGAGCAGGCCGAGGCAGCCGACGGTGACCGCCAGGGCGCTGCCCTGCAGGGAGTGCACGTTTCCGCGCAACTGGTCGCCGATGATGGGGAAGTCCGCCAGCGCCGAGTTCAGCACGTCGTGCTGCAGCTGCGGGTTGCCGCGCAGCGCGAAGCCGAGGGCGGTCGTCAGGAGCAGCAGCAGTGGGAACAGGGCGGCGAAGCCGTAGTAGGTGATCAGCACGGCGAGGTGTCCGCCCCGGTCGTCCCCGTACTTCTTGACCACGCCGAGGGTGAAGGCCGCCGGGGTGTGCCGCTGCTGCCAGCGGTCGGCGCCCCGCAGGAGCCGCTCCGGCCCCTTCATGCGAGCACGCTGCGGACCGCGTCCGCCGTGTCGTTCCGCGGATTCCTCCGGGACCTGCCCATGTCGTGCACCTCCGTGCCATCGCTGTCGCGCTGGGCGTCTACCCCGGAACCGCGCCCGGCATCACGCCGCCGTGGCCTCCGGACCGACAGGTTTCGCCGACGCTGGGCGGGTAGGCGTCCAGTGCGGCGGCCCGGACGGGACGATCCCTCCCCGGGGTCCCCAGGACCGCCCCGGAAGGGCCCTCGGCTCCCCCGCCGAGGGCCCTCCCGTCTGCCAGTACGGGCGAAACCGTGCCACGAGCCGGCCGCTCCGTGCGGATCGACCGCTACCGAAGGAAAGACCATGATCAAGGTTCTGCTGGTGCTGCTGTGCCTGGTGCTGCCGTTTCTGGCAGTCCTGATCAAGGAAGGGCCGTGCCTGAAGGTCCTCTGGGCGTTCCTGCTGCAGTTGTGCGGCCATGTGCCGGGCGTCGTCTACGGCATCTACCAGGTCGTCAAGGACTGAGCGCCGGTCCTCGGGCCGGCGCTCCTGCTGCTACTCGGCGGTTGCCGTGTAGCAGCGGGGGGTGGTGTCGGGGATCCGCACGGCGATCATGGCGACGTCGTCCGTGCCTCCCTCCGCCAGTTCGTCCATGAGCCGGTCGCAGAAGGTCTCCACGGGCTCCTCCGCCAGAGCGGCGGCCCGCCCGCGCAGCCGGGTCAGGCCGTGGTCCAGGACCTCACCGCGCCGTTCGACGAGCCCGTCGGTGTACAGCAGCACGGTGCACCCCGGCGGCAGCGGCTCCACCGCGTCGGTACGGACGCTCCCGGGGCGCACCCCGAGCAGCAGGCTGCGGCCGCCCTCCAGGAAGCGGGCGTCGCCCTCGCGGGTGACCAGCAACGGCGGCGGATGTCCGGCGACGGCGTAGTGCAGCAGCCAGCCGGCCTCCGGCTCGGGCTTGGTGACCAGGGCGTAGGCACAGGTCAGGATCTGACCGGGATAGAGGATGTGGTTGGCCGCGTCCAACCGGGCCAGGATCTTGCCGGGCGGCTCCTTGCGGTCGGCCGCGATGCCGCGCAGCATGTTGCGCAGCTGGCTCATGGCCACCGCCGCTTTCAGATCGTGCCCGGTGACGTCGCCGATGATGAGCGCGAGGGCCTCGTCGGGCAGGAGGAAGGCGTCGTACCAGTCGCCGCCGACCTCGGCGCCGGCCCGGGCCGGATCGTAGCGGGCGGCCAGCTCCAGCGGTCCGCTCTGCGGCAGCGCGGGCAGCAGCGAGCGCTGCATCCGTTCGGCGGTGCGGGCGACCAGGGCGTGCAGCCGTGCGTTGTCCACGGCCAGGGCGATGCGGTGGGCGAGCTCGGTGATCAGCGGCAGTCGGCCCTGCTCGTCCGGCCCCTCCGGGCCGGTGCGGACCAGGGTGAGCACGCCCAGCACCCGGTGCCTGGCGCGCAGCGGCACCAGCACCGCCCGATCCGCGCCGAGCAGGGCGAACGCCTCCAGCTCCGCCCGGTGCAGGGCGTCCGTGGCCCGATCGGGATCGGGGAAGTCCGACAGCTGCAGCGGCTCCGTTCCCCGCAGCGCGCGCGCCAGCGGGGCGGTCGAGGTGTGGTCCGCCTCGGGCAGCAGCAGCTCGGACAGCGCGGCGGTCGCCATCTCGGGGTCACGGTGCTCCAGCACCGCTCTGCGCAGCCGTCCCGTGTCGTCGGTGAGGTCGATCGCGCACCAGTCGGCGAGGGCGGGGACCAGGACCCGGGACAGCCGGCGCAGTCCCGGCTCGACCTCCAGGGTGCTGGCCAGCGCCTCGGAGGCCTCGGCCACCAGCGTCAGCCAGTCGAGGGCGTCCTGCACGGCCCGGTCCACGTCGAGGGAGCGGGGATCGTCGTCGTGCGGCTCGGCTTCCACCCTGCTCCGTCTCCTCCCGTCCGGGTGCGGTGCAGCCGCCCGGGACGGGCGCCAGCCAGGTGGCGTCGGGACTGCCAGTCTGGCACCTGCGCCCACCGGCCGCGCCCGGTCCGGCCGGGTCCGGTTCCACCGGGGCAGGGTTACGACCGGCCGTCGATCCAGGAGTCGACCCGGGCCCACTGCGCCCGCAGCCAGTCGGCCTGCTGCTCCGCCTCGGCCGGGACGTCCTCCGACGCGACCCGCCACCAGCTCGCGCGGACGGTCCGGCGCAGCGGGATGCCCTGCCACAGGGTGCGGACCGAGACCATGTCGTCCAGGCCGGTGTGGGCGACGAACACCACGTCGGCGGAGGGTGCGGCCGCCAGTGCCGCCAGCGTCCCGTCGGTCCTGGGCGGCAGCACATGGCTCAGTCGCTCGCTCCGCGCGGCTTCGTGGGGCCGACCGTGGCGCCGCAGCCAGCGGATCGCCAGCCGCCGGCGGCGCTCGGTGAAGTTCCCGCCCTCCGGGAAGATGACCAGGGCGTCGCGCGGACCCATGTCCGAGACCAGTGCGCCGATCGCGGCGGTGGTGTGGCGCGGTGCGGCGTTCCGCGGCACGAAGCAGTGCGGGACCCGTCCGAGCAGGACATCCAGGCAGGGGTCCAGTCGCAGCGCCTGCTTGAGGACCACCCGCGGGCGCAGGCCGACATGCGTGATCAGCACGTGGACCAGCAGGAACGAGTCCCCGGGGCCGGCGTGCCTGGCGAGCACCAGGAGCGGGCGGTCCGGGTGGAGGGGGGCGGACGCCGGGGGCCGCTCGCCGGTCACCTCGACCCGCAGGCCGAAGACCGGTACGGCTGCCCGGCACAGGAAGGCCAGCAGCGAGCCGAGCCGGGCGTAGGAACGCGCCCGGAGGCTGCCTCGCGGGCCGAACAGGTCCGCCACCGACAGGGCCAGGCCCACCAGCTCCGCCGCCAGGTAGAGCACCAGGAAGCCGCTCAGCCGGACCGGGCGCCAGGCGCCCCGCAGCAGCAGCGACACCGGGCCGGTGAGCAGCAGGCACACCGCGAACCCGGCCACGGCGACCGGCGTCAGCACCACCAGGGCCGGTACGGTGGCCAGTCGGCGGGCTGCGGTACGGAGGCGGTCCGGCTTCACCGGCGTCCGTCCGTCGCCGTCGCCGTCGCCGGGCCCGGCGACGCCAGGTAGGCACGGGAGGCCAGGTAGGCGCGTTCGATGCGCTCCCGGGCGGAGCCGAAGTCCCGGTGCCGCAGCTGCTGCGCCGGACCGACCCGCTGTGCGGGGCCGGTCCCGGTGGGCAGCACATGGACGGTGACGTCGTCCGGCAGGTCGGCCATGTCCCTGGCAAAACGGTGCCTACGGGCGATCTCGAAGCAGACCGAGGCGACCTCCCAGGGCTGCCGGGGCGCGGTGAGCGGTTGCTCGATCCGGCCGACCTGCAGGACGTAGACGGTGCGGGCGCCCAGCGCGACGGCTCTGCCGACCGGGATGCTGTTCACCAGGCCGCCGTCGAGGAAGTGCTCGCCGTCGATGTGCACCGGCGGCAGCAGCCCGGGCACGGCCGACGAGGCCAGGATCGCCGGCACGAGCGGGCCGCTGCTGAACCAGTGCTCGGCCGAGCGCTCGATGCAGGCGGCGACGCACTGGTACGGAACCGCGAGGTCCTCGATCGCCGGCTTGCCCAGGTCCCGTTCCAGCAGCACGCGGAGGGAGCTGTTGGAGTAGATGTGGGTGCGGCTGCGCACGGCGGTGCCGACCCGGCCCATCAGCGAACCGGCGAAGACCCCGGCCCGGCCCAGCCCCTGCCACAGGGTGCTCAGCCGCTCGACCGAGGCGGCCGAGGGGTCGGCGGCGACCAGTGCTCCGTTGATGGCGCCCACCGAGGTGCCGAGCACCAGGTCGGGCTCGATCCCGGCCTCCAGCAGCGCCTTGAGCATGCCGACCTCGTAGGCCCCCAGCGAGCCGCCGCCGCCCAGGACGAAGGCGCAGCCACCCCGGAGCCGGCTGTCCACGGGCCCGCGGTCCGTCGTGGTCACGGTCCGTCGTAGTAGCGGCGATCCTCCACCACCACCTCGTCGCCGCCCAGCCGACGGCGCGGAAGGCGGCTCCGGTAGATGCTGACGTAGGTCACCAGCCCCAGCAGTCCGGCTATCATCAGGATCACCCCAACGACGTGGATGTTCATTCCGGCCACGTGCCAGTTGACGCCGAACGTCGCGATGGCGCCTACCGCGATCACGATGACGCAGCCACCGATTCCCATGGTCGTACCCTCCGTTGCGGTTGGGACAGCCCACCTGCACATGAACCCTGCTCGCTGGGCGACTTGCCCGGATGCGGCCGTTCAAACCGGAACCCGGCGCAGCGGGACACCTCACTCCGGAGGGTGCCCCCGGGGTCGGCTGGCCGAGGCGGCGAGCCGGTCGGCGAGTGCCGTCACCAGGTTCCGGAGTTCCTCCGGGCGCTCGATGACGAACGGCCGGTCGAGCGAGGCGAGTACCGGGGGCAGCCAGTCGAGCCGCTCCGCCCGGATCTCGACGCGGAGCCAGCGCCCGGGGTCCGGGTCCGCCCCTGCCGCAGCCGCGGGCTCCGCCACCTCGGCGACGCTCGCGGGGAGCCGGGCGCGGATCTGCTCGACCGTCCCCTGGATCCGCAGGGTCACCTCGTAGCGGTAGGCGGCCTTGGCGAGGCCCGACAGGACGCGCTGCGCCGGATCGAGGTCGGCGGGCGGCTCGAACGAGCCCGGCAGGGCCCTCGCGTCCGCGATGCGGTCGAGCCGGAAGGTGCGGTCCTCGTCGATCCCGGGGTCGCTGCCCGTGACGTACCACCGGCCCGCATGGGTGACGATCCCGTACGGGTGCAGGGTGCGTTCGCTGCGTCGGCCGTCCCGGGACGTGTACCTGATCGAGACCGGTCGGCGATGGCGGACCGCATCGGCGACGGTGAGCAGGACCCCGGTCGGGGGAGCGGCGAACTCGCCGGGCGGGGCCGTGAAGGCCAGGGACTCCAGGAGGGCGTCGAGCCGATGGGCGAGCCGCTCGGGCAGCACCCGACGGATCTTGGCGGCCGCCGTCTCGCTGGCCGTGTCCACCGTCGTCAGCAGCCCTGCCCGGCGTCCGACGACCAGGCCGAGCAGCACGGCGAGCGCCTCGTCGTCATCGAGCATGAGCGGGGGCAGCCGGTACCCGGGAGCGAGCCGGTACCCGCCGTAGCGGCCGCGGACCGACTCGACGGGCAGGTCGAGGTCGATCAGGTGCTCCACGTACCGGCGCACGGTGCGCCCGTCGACGCCGAGCCTGTCGGCCAGTTCGGCCATCGTCCGGGTACCGCCCGACTGCAGCAGTTCCAGGAGGGTGAGCACGCGGCCGGTGGGTCGAACCATGGACAGAGCCTAGCGGGAATACTGGACCGTTTCTGTCCGGTATTCGTTCTAGCGTGTGCGGTGCAACGGCTTCACGACCCGAGGAGATCACCATGGACTTCGTCTCGATCCGCATCATCACCGACGACGTCGCGCGCCTCGTCGGCTTCTACGAGCGGGCCACCGGCGTCAGTGCGGACTGGTCCACCGAGGACTTCGCCGAGCTGCGCACCGCCGGTGCGACCCTGGCGATCGCCAGTACCCGCACGGTGGCGCTGTTCGCGCCCGGCTCCGCCCGTCCGGCCGACAACAACACCGTGATCATCGAGTTCCTCGTCGACGACGTGGACGGCATCCACCGGAACCTGGCGGGCTTCGTCGACGACTTCGTCAACGAGCCCACCACCATGCCCTGGGGCAACCGGGCCCTGCTGTTCCGTGACCCCGACGGCAACCTCGTCAACTTCTTCACCCCGGTCACCGCGGCGGCCGTGGAGCGGCTCGCCCGCTGAGCGGGCGGCGCGGGCCCTCAGCTCGGGGCGAGCCGGACCAGGACGGTGCCTGCGCCGTCCACCACCGCCAGGCCGCTGATCTGCGCCGGGCTGATCGAGGTGGAGGCGGGGACGGTGGCGGTGGCCGAGTAGCCGGAGCCCCAGGTCCCGGCGGTCTCGTCGGTTCCGCCCTTGCCGAGGACCACCAGATGGCAGGTGATGTCGGCGGGGAGGCCGCCGAGCCGCAGCTGGAACTCGGTGCCCCAG
The Streptacidiphilus albus JL83 genome window above contains:
- a CDS encoding winged helix-turn-helix transcriptional regulator, which gives rise to MEESIEVNRVARGNPSGDVFDPHCPSRVLLDHVTSRWGVLVLVALSDGTLRWGELRRWIGGITEKMLASTLRTLEADGLVLREAYPVVPPRVEYSLTRRGREVVALLLPLVEWVAATSTADAGAGEPTG
- a CDS encoding YihY/virulence factor BrkB family protein, which codes for MKGPERLLRGADRWQQRHTPAAFTLGVVKKYGDDRGGHLAVLITYYGFAALFPLLLLLTTALGFALRGNPQLQHDVLNSALADFPIIGDQLRGNVHSLQGSALAVTVGCLGLLYGSLGIAQTLQFAMAQVWNIPGTRRPAYWPRLARSLLLIVTLGLGLLLTSAATGLLATTGRGTTATVLGLLASAALNAGLYLACFRILTPRQIRWRRLLPGCLAAGPAWTLLQACGGVLIAHELRHSTQVYGLFATVLGLLWWIYLGAQLTVYAAEANVVHARRLWPRGIMQPPLTHADKKVLDAVAEQERRRPEQSVDSHFDDPAPESPDRPDESPDS
- a CDS encoding lysophospholipid acyltransferase family protein, whose protein sequence is MKPDRLRTAARRLATVPALVVLTPVAVAGFAVCLLLTGPVSLLLRGAWRPVRLSGFLVLYLAAELVGLALSVADLFGPRGSLRARSYARLGSLLAFLCRAAVPVFGLRVEVTGERPPASAPLHPDRPLLVLARHAGPGDSFLLVHVLITHVGLRPRVVLKQALRLDPCLDVLLGRVPHCFVPRNAAPRHTTAAIGALVSDMGPRDALVIFPEGGNFTERRRRLAIRWLRRHGRPHEAARSERLSHVLPPRTDGTLAALAAAPSADVVFVAHTGLDDMVSVRTLWQGIPLRRTVRASWWRVASEDVPAEAEQQADWLRAQWARVDSWIDGRS
- a CDS encoding PP2C family protein-serine/threonine phosphatase; this translates as MEAEPHDDDPRSLDVDRAVQDALDWLTLVAEASEALASTLEVEPGLRRLSRVLVPALADWCAIDLTDDTGRLRRAVLEHRDPEMATAALSELLLPEADHTSTAPLARALRGTEPLQLSDFPDPDRATDALHRAELEAFALLGADRAVLVPLRARHRVLGVLTLVRTGPEGPDEQGRLPLITELAHRIALAVDNARLHALVARTAERMQRSLLPALPQSGPLELAARYDPARAGAEVGGDWYDAFLLPDEALALIIGDVTGHDLKAAVAMSQLRNMLRGIAADRKEPPGKILARLDAANHILYPGQILTCAYALVTKPEPEAGWLLHYAVAGHPPPLLVTREGDARFLEGGRSLLLGVRPGSVRTDAVEPLPPGCTVLLYTDGLVERRGEVLDHGLTRLRGRAAALAEEPVETFCDRLMDELAEGGTDDVAMIAVRIPDTTPRCYTATAE
- a CDS encoding MarR family winged helix-turn-helix transcriptional regulator: MVEFLDLHSRTSKVLRVLSDGAMRRHGLHLGQNYLLAALWEQDGGTPGELATALNVTTPTVVKMADRMTAAGLLTRRRDDRDNRLVRLWLTDAGRALQQPVEAERRSIEERVTADLTDTEREHLMRALAKVYRSASELLREPADRDPATG
- a CDS encoding SDR family oxidoreductase, producing MTLIVTGATGHLGRLVVENLLDRGVPAAEIVATGRSLDRLGELAERGVRTRVADYADPGSLRAAFAGAHRVLLVSGLDPVVRVQQHRNAIEAAREAGVELLAYTSIVNADTSTLRLAEDHQATEALLRDSGVPFVLLRNSWYLENWTAQLAAVLEHGTLLGSAGEGLVSAASRADYAAAAAAVLVTAGHAGRAYELGGDEPFTLAQLAAETAEHAGTPVHYTDLSAADHVRALVAQGLPQDFAEILADADQGLARGELRTDSGDLARLLGRPATTLGEAVAAAVRTVQHA
- a CDS encoding patatin-like phospholipase family protein, with the protein product MTTTDRGPVDSRLRGGCAFVLGGGGSLGAYEVGMLKALLEAGIEPDLVLGTSVGAINGALVAADPSAASVERLSTLWQGLGRAGVFAGSLMGRVGTAVRSRTHIYSNSSLRVLLERDLGKPAIEDLAVPYQCVAACIERSAEHWFSSGPLVPAILASSAVPGLLPPVHIDGEHFLDGGLVNSIPVGRAVALGARTVYVLQVGRIEQPLTAPRQPWEVASVCFEIARRHRFARDMADLPDDVTVHVLPTGTGPAQRVGPAQQLRHRDFGSARERIERAYLASRAYLASPGPATATATDGRR
- a CDS encoding helix-turn-helix transcriptional regulator → MVRPTGRVLTLLELLQSGGTRTMAELADRLGVDGRTVRRYVEHLIDLDLPVESVRGRYGGYRLAPGYRLPPLMLDDDEALAVLLGLVVGRRAGLLTTVDTASETAAAKIRRVLPERLAHRLDALLESLAFTAPPGEFAAPPTGVLLTVADAVRHRRPVSIRYTSRDGRRSERTLHPYGIVTHAGRWYVTGSDPGIDEDRTFRLDRIADARALPGSFEPPADLDPAQRVLSGLAKAAYRYEVTLRIQGTVEQIRARLPASVAEVAEPAAAAGADPDPGRWLRVEIRAERLDWLPPVLASLDRPFVIERPEELRNLVTALADRLAASASRPRGHPPE
- a CDS encoding YqaE/Pmp3 family membrane protein, encoding MIKVLLVLLCLVLPFLAVLIKEGPCLKVLWAFLLQLCGHVPGVVYGIYQVVKD
- a CDS encoding NAD(P)H-binding protein yields the protein MILVTAATGNIGRELTRELDAVGADFRILVRDPARAAGLPERAERAVGDLGDPATLAPAFDGVDKLFLLTQGTGTDHATAAIDAARAAGVRHIVLLSSAHVLLDPVPAMARWHHQREEAVRAGGIPATFLRPGAFMTNTLDWLPTIRKEGFVLDPTGPGRFAPIDPADIAAVAALALTEDGHQDKGYTLTGDELFTVAEQVRIIAETIGRDIEVREAATPAEVVRSRFPHGAPQALADALTEGFTRMRADTVGLRTDTVRQLLGRRPRTFADWCARNAEALGRPGTD
- a CDS encoding VOC family protein; the protein is MDFVSIRIITDDVARLVGFYERATGVSADWSTEDFAELRTAGATLAIASTRTVALFAPGSARPADNNTVIIEFLVDDVDGIHRNLAGFVDDFVNEPTTMPWGNRALLFRDPDGNLVNFFTPVTAAAVERLAR